The Rhizobium sp. BT03 genome has a window encoding:
- the rnr gene encoding ribonuclease R yields MSRIPRDRTNPAGKRPGKIGRAGKDAPAVEPLNIVHGALPSREVILRFIADHPQKASKRELAKAFGLKGDNRVELKHMLQELEQEGMLQKNRKSLIRPGALPPVTVLDITTRDKDGDLIGRPAEWPEDQGVAPAVAIRQQSPAGRQGKSKAPVAGLGDRILAKIFPAVDRGGPAYTARIIKVIDKRRGASMGVFRAAPGGGGRLLPIERRGEEMVIDPDFTGGAADGDLVEIEVARLGRFGLPRAKVLSVVGSVGSEKAISMIAIHAHGIPHIFPPAVIAEAEEAKPATMSHREDWRDVPLITIDPADAKDHDDAVYAELDPSPDNPGGVIVTVAIADVSWYVRPKSQLDREALKRGNSVYFPDRVVPMLPERISNDLCSLKEGVDRPALAVRMSFSGEGRKIGHTFHRIMMKSAAKLSYQQAQAAIDGKPDDKTGPMLESILKPLWHAYEVMKRGRDRRQPLELDMPERKILLKPDGTVDRVHVPPRLDAHKLIEEMMIQANVAAAETLEKKRQPLIYRIHDGPTLAKQEILREFLATLGIPLAKGGNMRANNFNGILAKADGTPHQTMVNEMVLRSQSQAIYGPENIGHFGLNLMKYAHFTSPIRRYADLIVHRALVGSLGFGDGGITTEEEAVLDDIAAEISTFERRAMAAERETVDRLIAHHLSGRVGEEFAGRVSGVTKSGLFIALPDYGADGFVPISTLGSDYYIYDEAHQALSGERTGLGYRLGDNVTVKLAEAIPLAGALRFEMISEGREMPTAARSFHKAGRRDRGQVRKKPGTRPPRGRR; encoded by the coding sequence GTGAGCAGAATACCGCGCGACAGAACGAACCCTGCGGGCAAGCGCCCGGGCAAGATCGGCCGTGCCGGCAAGGATGCTCCGGCCGTCGAGCCGCTGAACATCGTCCACGGCGCGCTGCCCTCGCGCGAGGTGATCCTGCGCTTCATCGCCGATCATCCGCAGAAAGCTTCCAAGCGTGAACTCGCCAAGGCTTTCGGCCTGAAGGGCGACAATCGCGTCGAACTCAAGCACATGCTGCAGGAGCTCGAGCAGGAAGGCATGCTGCAGAAGAACCGCAAGTCGCTGATCCGTCCCGGTGCACTGCCGCCGGTCACCGTTCTCGATATCACCACGCGCGACAAGGACGGCGATCTGATCGGCCGGCCGGCGGAATGGCCCGAGGATCAGGGTGTCGCACCCGCCGTCGCAATCCGCCAGCAATCGCCTGCCGGCCGCCAGGGCAAGAGCAAGGCGCCCGTCGCCGGCCTCGGCGACCGCATTCTGGCAAAGATCTTCCCGGCCGTCGATCGCGGCGGGCCGGCCTATACGGCCCGGATCATCAAGGTGATCGACAAGCGCCGTGGCGCCTCGATGGGCGTTTTCCGCGCCGCACCGGGCGGTGGCGGCCGGCTGCTGCCGATCGAGCGGCGCGGCGAGGAGATGGTGATCGATCCAGACTTCACCGGTGGTGCTGCGGACGGCGACCTGGTCGAGATCGAAGTCGCCCGCCTCGGCCGCTTCGGCCTGCCGCGCGCCAAGGTGCTTTCCGTCGTCGGTTCGGTCGGCTCGGAAAAGGCGATCTCGATGATCGCCATCCATGCGCATGGCATTCCGCATATCTTCCCGCCCGCCGTTATCGCCGAGGCGGAGGAAGCAAAGCCCGCCACGATGTCGCATCGCGAGGACTGGCGCGACGTGCCGCTGATCACCATCGATCCGGCCGATGCCAAGGACCACGACGACGCCGTCTACGCCGAACTCGACCCCTCGCCCGACAATCCCGGCGGCGTCATCGTCACCGTGGCGATTGCCGACGTCTCCTGGTATGTCCGCCCCAAGTCACAGCTCGACCGTGAGGCGCTGAAGCGCGGCAACTCGGTCTATTTCCCGGATCGCGTCGTGCCGATGCTGCCGGAGCGCATCTCCAACGATCTCTGCTCGCTGAAGGAAGGCGTCGACCGGCCGGCGCTTGCCGTGCGCATGAGCTTCTCCGGCGAAGGCCGCAAGATCGGCCATACCTTTCATCGCATCATGATGAAGAGCGCGGCCAAGCTCTCCTACCAGCAGGCGCAGGCGGCGATCGACGGCAAGCCGGACGATAAGACCGGGCCGATGCTCGAGTCGATCCTGAAGCCGCTCTGGCACGCCTATGAGGTGATGAAGCGCGGCCGCGACCGGCGCCAGCCGCTGGAACTCGACATGCCGGAGCGCAAGATCCTGCTGAAACCCGACGGCACCGTCGACCGGGTCCACGTGCCGCCGCGGCTCGACGCGCACAAGCTGATCGAGGAGATGATGATCCAGGCGAACGTCGCAGCCGCCGAGACCCTGGAAAAGAAACGCCAGCCGCTGATCTACCGCATCCATGACGGCCCGACGCTTGCCAAGCAGGAAATCCTGCGCGAGTTCCTGGCGACGCTCGGCATCCCGCTTGCCAAGGGCGGCAACATGCGCGCCAACAATTTCAACGGCATTCTGGCGAAGGCGGACGGCACGCCGCACCAGACCATGGTCAACGAGATGGTGCTGCGGTCGCAGAGCCAGGCGATCTACGGGCCGGAGAATATCGGCCATTTCGGCCTCAATCTGATGAAATACGCGCATTTCACCTCGCCGATCCGCCGTTACGCCGACCTCATCGTGCATCGCGCCCTCGTCGGCTCGCTCGGCTTCGGCGACGGCGGCATCACGACTGAGGAAGAGGCTGTTCTCGACGATATCGCCGCCGAAATCTCGACCTTCGAGCGCCGGGCGATGGCAGCCGAGCGCGAGACGGTCGACCGGCTGATCGCGCATCATCTCAGCGGCCGCGTCGGCGAGGAATTTGCCGGGCGGGTCTCGGGCGTTACGAAATCCGGGCTTTTTATCGCCCTGCCGGACTATGGCGCCGACGGTTTCGTCCCCATATCGACGCTCGGAAGCGATTATTACATCTATGACGAGGCGCATCAGGCGCTCTCGGGTGAAAGGACCGGGCTCGGCTATCGCCTCGGCGACAACGTCACGGTGAAGCTTGCCGAAGCGATCCCGCTTGCCGGCGCGCTGCGCTTCGAGATGATCAGCGAGGGCCGCGAGATGCCGACGGCGGCGCGCTCCTTCCACAAAGCGGGCCGCCGCGACAGGGGCCAGGTCCGCAAGAAGCCCGGAACGAGACCGCCGCGCGGGCGGCGTTAG
- a CDS encoding DUF3572 domain-containing protein — protein sequence MQSNFKTSKQQAADPHATAIAVLGWLADDPDMFSRFLALTGVAPGQVRSAVNDPGFLAGMMDFLMNHEPTAMAFCAASGISPETVTAAWQHFSSPGLDSGEY from the coding sequence ATGCAAAGCAACTTCAAGACTTCGAAACAACAGGCCGCCGACCCGCACGCAACCGCGATCGCCGTGCTCGGCTGGCTTGCCGACGATCCCGACATGTTCAGCCGCTTCCTTGCGCTGACGGGTGTGGCCCCCGGCCAGGTGCGCAGCGCCGTCAACGATCCCGGCTTCCTCGCCGGCATGATGGATTTCCTGATGAACCACGAACCGACGGCGATGGCTTTCTGCGCGGCGAGCGGCATCAGCCCGGAAACGGTGACCGCCGCCTGGCAGCATTTCTCCTCGCCCGGCCTCGATTCCGGGGAATACTGA
- the topA gene encoding type I DNA topoisomerase codes for MNVVVVESPAKAKTINKYLGSGYKVLASFGHVRDLPAKDGSVLPDQDFEMLWEVDGASAKRMKDIADAVKSSDSLFLATDPDREGEAISWHVLDMLNKKRVLNGKPVKRVVFNAITKKAVLDAMADPRDIDVPLVDAYLARRALDYLVGFNLSPVLWRKLPGARSAGRVQSVALRLVCDRESEIERFISEEYWNLSALLKTPRGDEFEARLVSANGKRLQPRAIGNGEDAGRLKALLEGASYVVDTVEAKPVKRNPGPPFTTSTLQQAASSNLGFSASRTMQIAQKLYEGVDIGGETVGLITYMRTDGVQMAPEAIEAARRAIVDQFGERYMPEKARFYSTKAKNAQEAHEAIRPTDFYRSPDRVRQFLDADQIRLYDLIWKRGIASQMASAEIERTTAEITADNKGEKAGLRAVGSVIRFDGFIAAYTDQKEDGEQSDDGDEDGRLPEINARETLAKQKINSTQHFTEPPPRYSEASLIKKMEELGIGRPSTYAATLATLRDRDYVTIDKRKLIPQAKGRLVTAFLESFFTKYVEYDFTADLEEKLDRISAGELNWKQVLRDFWKDFFAQIEDTKELRVTNVLDSLNEALAPLVFPKREDGSDPRICQVCGTGNLSLKLGKYGAFVGCSNYPECNYTRQLSSENGGEADGAALNEPKNLGTDPTTGEELTLRSGRFGPYIQRGDGKEAKRASLPKGWKPEEIDYEKAMALISLPRDIGKHPESGKMISSGIGRYGPFLLHDGSYANLETVEDVFSVGLNRAVTVIAEKANKAPGRGARGTPAALKTLGDHPDGGAITVRDGKYGPYVNWGKVNATLPKGKDPQAITVEEALALITEKAGKAPAGKPAKAKAKPKAAAAETKTTKTAAKPKTTKAKAPAKSKKS; via the coding sequence ATGAATGTTGTAGTGGTGGAATCGCCTGCCAAGGCCAAGACGATCAACAAGTATCTGGGTTCGGGATACAAGGTGCTCGCCTCCTTCGGCCATGTGCGCGATCTGCCTGCCAAGGATGGCTCGGTCCTCCCCGATCAGGATTTCGAAATGCTTTGGGAGGTCGACGGGGCCTCGGCCAAGCGGATGAAGGACATCGCCGACGCGGTGAAATCCTCCGACAGCCTGTTTCTCGCGACCGACCCGGATCGCGAAGGCGAAGCGATTTCCTGGCACGTCCTCGACATGCTCAACAAGAAGCGGGTGCTGAACGGCAAGCCGGTCAAGCGCGTCGTCTTCAACGCGATCACCAAGAAAGCGGTGCTCGACGCGATGGCCGATCCGCGCGACATCGACGTGCCGCTGGTCGACGCCTATCTCGCCCGCCGCGCGCTCGACTATCTCGTCGGCTTCAATCTGTCGCCGGTCCTCTGGCGCAAGCTGCCCGGCGCGCGCTCTGCCGGCCGCGTCCAGTCTGTGGCGCTTCGCCTGGTCTGCGACCGCGAATCCGAAATCGAGCGCTTCATTTCGGAAGAATACTGGAACCTCTCGGCGCTGCTGAAGACGCCGCGCGGCGACGAGTTCGAGGCAAGGCTAGTTTCGGCAAACGGCAAACGGCTGCAGCCGCGCGCGATCGGCAACGGCGAGGATGCGGGCCGGCTGAAGGCGCTGCTGGAAGGCGCGAGCTATGTCGTCGACACGGTCGAGGCCAAACCGGTCAAGCGCAACCCGGGACCGCCCTTTACGACCTCGACCCTGCAGCAAGCCGCCTCCTCCAATCTCGGCTTCTCCGCCTCGCGTACCATGCAGATCGCCCAGAAGCTTTATGAAGGCGTCGATATCGGCGGCGAGACCGTCGGTCTCATCACCTATATGCGAACCGACGGCGTGCAGATGGCGCCCGAGGCGATCGAAGCCGCGCGCCGCGCCATCGTCGATCAGTTCGGCGAGCGTTACATGCCTGAAAAGGCGCGCTTCTATTCCACCAAGGCCAAGAACGCCCAGGAAGCGCACGAGGCGATCCGCCCGACCGATTTCTACCGCTCGCCCGACCGCGTGCGCCAATTCCTCGATGCCGACCAGATCCGGCTCTACGACCTGATCTGGAAGCGCGGCATCGCCAGCCAGATGGCCTCGGCCGAAATCGAGCGCACGACGGCTGAAATCACCGCCGACAACAAGGGCGAGAAAGCCGGCCTGCGCGCCGTCGGCTCGGTCATTCGCTTCGACGGCTTCATCGCCGCCTATACCGATCAGAAGGAAGACGGCGAGCAGAGCGACGACGGCGACGAGGATGGCCGCCTGCCGGAGATCAATGCGCGCGAGACGCTCGCCAAGCAGAAGATCAATTCGACGCAGCATTTCACCGAGCCGCCGCCGCGCTACTCGGAAGCCTCGCTGATCAAGAAGATGGAAGAGCTCGGCATCGGCCGCCCCTCCACCTATGCGGCGACGCTGGCGACGCTGCGCGACCGCGACTATGTGACGATCGACAAGCGCAAGTTGATCCCGCAGGCCAAGGGCCGGCTGGTGACGGCTTTCCTCGAAAGCTTCTTCACCAAATATGTCGAATACGATTTCACTGCCGATCTCGAGGAAAAGCTCGACCGGATTTCCGCCGGCGAGCTGAACTGGAAGCAGGTGCTGCGCGACTTCTGGAAGGATTTCTTCGCCCAGATCGAAGACACCAAGGAACTGCGCGTCACCAATGTGCTCGATTCGCTGAACGAGGCGCTGGCGCCGCTGGTCTTCCCGAAGCGGGAGGATGGCAGCGATCCCCGGATCTGTCAGGTTTGCGGCACCGGCAACCTGTCGCTGAAGCTCGGCAAATACGGCGCCTTCGTCGGCTGCTCGAACTATCCTGAGTGCAATTACACCCGCCAGCTCTCCTCCGAAAACGGCGGTGAAGCGGATGGTGCCGCGCTCAACGAACCGAAGAACCTCGGCACCGATCCGACGACCGGCGAGGAACTGACGCTGCGTTCCGGCCGTTTCGGCCCCTATATCCAGCGCGGCGACGGCAAGGAAGCCAAACGCGCCTCGCTGCCGAAGGGCTGGAAGCCTGAGGAGATCGACTACGAGAAGGCGATGGCTTTGATCTCGCTGCCGCGCGATATCGGCAAACATCCGGAATCGGGCAAGATGATTTCGTCAGGCATCGGCCGCTATGGGCCTTTCCTGCTGCATGACGGGTCCTATGCCAATCTGGAAACCGTCGAGGACGTGTTCTCGGTTGGCCTCAACCGCGCCGTGACTGTCATCGCCGAAAAGGCGAACAAGGCGCCAGGCCGGGGTGCCCGCGGCACGCCGGCGGCGCTGAAGACGCTCGGCGATCATCCCGATGGCGGCGCCATCACCGTTCGCGACGGCAAGTACGGGCCTTACGTCAACTGGGGCAAGGTCAACGCCACCCTGCCGAAGGGCAAGGATCCGCAGGCAATCACCGTCGAGGAGGCGCTTGCGCTGATCACCGAGAAGGCCGGCAAAGCGCCTGCTGGAAAACCGGCCAAGGCGAAGGCCAAGCCGAAGGCGGCGGCCGCCGAAACCAAGACCACCAAGACGGCGGCCAAGCCGAAGACAACGAAGGCGAAAGCGCCCGCGAAATCGAAAAAGAGCTGA
- the rpmG gene encoding 50S ribosomal protein L33, whose amino-acid sequence MAKATTIKIKLLSTADTGFFYVTTKNSRTMTDKMTKTKYDPIAKKHVEFKETKIK is encoded by the coding sequence ATGGCCAAGGCTACAACAATCAAGATCAAGCTGCTGTCGACAGCCGACACCGGTTTCTTCTACGTCACGACGAAGAACAGCCGTACGATGACGGACAAGATGACGAAGACGAAGTACGACCCGATTGCTAAGAAGCATGTCGAGTTCAAGGAAACCAAGATCAAGTAA
- a CDS encoding DUF983 domain-containing protein codes for MGTSTDPTVRYGDRPEAERPLGRSILRGLMNRCPACGSGKLFRAFLKPVDHCAACGEAMHHQRADDLPPYIVILVLGHVVVGGYMLTDLTFVLPVWVHIAIWAPITVITALASIQPIKGGVIGLQWALRMHGFGGESDGPDDYDIPGRPD; via the coding sequence ATGGGCACATCGACCGATCCGACCGTGCGCTACGGCGATAGGCCGGAGGCCGAGCGGCCGCTGGGGCGCTCCATCCTGCGCGGGCTGATGAACCGCTGCCCGGCCTGCGGCAGCGGCAAACTTTTCCGCGCCTTCCTGAAGCCGGTCGATCATTGCGCGGCCTGCGGCGAGGCGATGCATCACCAACGCGCCGACGACCTGCCGCCCTATATCGTCATCCTCGTCCTCGGCCACGTCGTGGTCGGCGGCTATATGCTGACCGACCTGACTTTCGTGCTGCCGGTATGGGTGCATATTGCCATCTGGGCGCCGATCACCGTCATTACCGCGCTTGCCTCGATCCAGCCGATCAAGGGCGGCGTCATCGGCCTGCAATGGGCGCTGCGCATGCACGGTTTCGGCGGCGAGAGCGACGGTCCTGATGATTACGACATCCCCGGACGCCCGGATTGA
- a CDS encoding response regulator: MPKQVMIVEDNELNMKLFRDLIEASGYTTIQTRNGMEALDLARKYRPDLILMDIQLPEVSGLEVTKWLKEDDELHVIPVIAVTAFAMKGDEERIRQGGCEAYVSKPISVPKFIETIKTYLGDA; the protein is encoded by the coding sequence ATGCCCAAACAGGTGATGATTGTAGAAGATAACGAGCTCAACATGAAGCTCTTTCGCGACCTCATCGAGGCGTCCGGCTATACCACGATCCAGACCAGAAACGGCATGGAAGCGCTGGATCTGGCGCGCAAGTATCGCCCCGACCTCATTCTGATGGATATTCAGCTTCCCGAGGTCTCGGGCCTCGAAGTCACGAAATGGCTGAAGGAAGACGACGAGCTGCACGTGATTCCCGTCATCGCCGTCACGGCTTTCGCAATGAAGGGCGATGAGGAGCGGATCCGCCAGGGCGGCTGCGAGGCCTATGTTTCCAAGCCGATCTCGGTTCCGAAATTCATCGAGACGATCAAGACCTATCTGGGCGATGCCTGA
- a CDS encoding GNAT family N-acetyltransferase, with amino-acid sequence MDNDLRFEPVTAERWGDFETLFGPQGAFYNCWCVALRLPHATRTKMTADERKVHMQERIEAGPPPGILCYADGAPVAWVQVGPRHDVPQFNSPRTVSRPLEEGDAYDPSIWAVSCFFLLPRLRGKGMSHRLLAGAIDHARRQGARLLEACPIDHVKQSKSVTLCIGSTAIFDAAGFETVARRKDGRPLMRLELRG; translated from the coding sequence TTGGATAACGATCTTCGTTTCGAGCCGGTAACGGCGGAACGCTGGGGCGATTTCGAAACCCTGTTCGGGCCGCAGGGTGCTTTCTACAATTGCTGGTGTGTGGCGCTTCGTCTGCCGCATGCGACAAGAACGAAGATGACGGCCGATGAGCGCAAGGTGCATATGCAGGAGCGAATCGAGGCTGGGCCGCCGCCGGGCATTCTCTGTTATGCCGATGGCGCGCCGGTCGCCTGGGTGCAGGTGGGGCCGCGCCACGACGTGCCGCAGTTCAATTCGCCGCGCACAGTCTCGCGGCCGCTGGAGGAGGGCGATGCGTATGATCCGTCGATCTGGGCCGTCAGCTGTTTCTTCCTGCTGCCGAGGTTGCGCGGCAAGGGGATGAGCCATCGCCTGCTCGCCGGCGCCATCGATCACGCCCGGCGCCAGGGCGCGCGGTTGCTCGAAGCCTGTCCGATCGATCATGTGAAGCAGTCGAAATCGGTGACGCTGTGCATCGGCTCGACGGCGATCTTCGATGCGGCCGGCTTCGAAACGGTGGCGCGGCGCAAGGACGGCCGTCCGCTCATGCGGCTGGAACTGCGGGGTTGA
- a CDS encoding MFS transporter: MSQPRNGTPGDVEEIHWPSLVAAISSISAVGIAIGLGLPLLSIILEKRGISSTLIGLNTAMAGVAAMAAAPITTKLAHKYGVAPTMLWAVLISALSALGFYYAEDFWMWFPLRFAFHGATTTLFILSEFWINAASPPSKRGFVLGIYATVLSLGFAAGPLLFSILGSDGIFPFLIGAGAILLAAIPIFIARDESPVLEEKPELHFMRYVFLVPTATAAVFIFGAVEAGGLSLFPVFAVRAHFTESQAALLLTMMGVGNVIFQIPLGLLSDRVADKRPLLAGMALMGFIGSMLLPLLLDNWLLMAGLLLFWGGCVSGLYTVGLSHLGSRLTGSDLAAANAAFVFCYAIGTVAGPQAIGAAIDVAGNNGFAWAIAAFFGFYALLSGIRLMFIRKRT, from the coding sequence ATGTCTCAGCCGAGAAACGGCACACCGGGCGATGTCGAGGAAATCCATTGGCCTTCTCTGGTGGCAGCCATCTCGTCCATATCAGCCGTCGGCATAGCAATCGGCCTCGGACTTCCGCTTCTCAGCATCATCCTGGAAAAACGCGGCATCTCGTCCACCCTGATTGGGCTCAACACGGCGATGGCAGGCGTCGCGGCGATGGCCGCCGCGCCGATTACCACCAAGCTCGCGCATAAATACGGCGTTGCGCCGACGATGCTCTGGGCGGTGCTGATTTCGGCGCTGAGCGCACTCGGTTTTTATTATGCCGAGGATTTCTGGATGTGGTTTCCGCTGCGTTTCGCCTTCCATGGGGCAACGACGACGCTGTTCATCCTTTCCGAATTCTGGATCAACGCCGCCTCGCCGCCGTCCAAACGCGGCTTCGTGCTCGGCATCTATGCGACCGTGCTTTCCCTCGGCTTCGCAGCCGGGCCGCTCCTGTTTTCGATCCTCGGCAGCGACGGCATCTTCCCCTTCCTGATCGGCGCCGGCGCCATCCTGCTTGCCGCCATTCCGATCTTCATCGCTCGCGACGAAAGCCCTGTGCTCGAGGAAAAACCGGAGCTGCATTTCATGCGCTACGTCTTCCTGGTGCCGACGGCGACGGCGGCGGTCTTCATCTTCGGCGCGGTCGAAGCCGGCGGGCTGTCGCTGTTCCCGGTCTTTGCCGTGCGCGCCCATTTCACCGAATCGCAGGCAGCGCTTCTGCTCACCATGATGGGCGTCGGCAACGTCATCTTCCAGATCCCGCTCGGCCTGCTTTCCGACCGCGTCGCCGACAAGCGGCCGCTTCTGGCCGGCATGGCGCTGATGGGCTTCATCGGCTCGATGCTGCTGCCGCTGCTGCTCGACAACTGGCTGCTGATGGCCGGGCTCCTGCTTTTCTGGGGCGGCTGCGTCTCCGGCCTCTATACGGTCGGCCTCAGCCATCTCGGCTCACGGCTGACGGGTTCCGATCTCGCCGCGGCCAATGCCGCCTTCGTCTTCTGTTATGCGATCGGAACCGTGGCCGGGCCGCAGGCGATCGGCGCAGCGATCGATGTCGCCGGAAATAACGGTTTTGCCTGGGCGATTGCCGCCTTCTTCGGCTTTTACGCCCTACTTTCCGGCATCAGACTGATGTTCATTCGAAAACGGACTTGA
- a CDS encoding PleD family two-component system response regulator, with amino-acid sequence MTARILVVDDIPANVKLLEARLLAEYFDVMTAADGYTALAICERNQVDLILLDIMMPGIDGFEVCERLKASRKTAHIPVVMVTALDQPADRVRGLKAGADDFLTKPVNDLQLISRVKSLLRLKTLSDELRIRADTAHTMGIDDLMRAGEGRADETGQILLVDGRANSQERIIKALKPVADVLALSDPQAALFEAAESPFDLVIVNANFDDYDPLRLCSQLRSLERTRFLPILIITEQGADEMVVRALDLGVNDYIIRPVDPNELVARSLTQIRRKRCNDRLRASVKQTIELAVTDPLTGLYNRRYLDNHLNVLFNRSMARGRPLSVLITDIDRFKQVNDTYGHDGGDEVLREFANRVRSTIRGADLACRYGGEEFVVVMPDTSPEIAATVAERLRAAVESAPFQLKHAGEALNVTASFGIASRIGSVLTPDQLMKQADLALYEAKNTGRNRVVAAAA; translated from the coding sequence ATGACTGCGCGAATACTGGTGGTTGACGATATTCCGGCCAATGTGAAGCTGCTCGAAGCGCGGTTGCTTGCGGAGTATTTCGACGTGATGACCGCAGCCGACGGCTACACGGCGCTGGCGATCTGCGAGCGCAACCAGGTCGATCTCATCCTGCTCGACATCATGATGCCCGGCATAGACGGTTTCGAGGTCTGCGAGCGGCTGAAGGCCAGCCGCAAGACCGCCCATATTCCCGTCGTCATGGTCACGGCACTGGATCAGCCGGCCGATCGCGTCCGCGGCCTGAAGGCCGGCGCCGACGATTTCCTCACCAAGCCGGTCAATGATCTGCAACTGATCTCGCGGGTGAAGAGCCTGCTGCGGTTGAAGACGTTGAGCGACGAGCTGCGCATCCGCGCCGATACCGCCCATACGATGGGCATCGACGACCTCATGCGGGCAGGCGAGGGCCGCGCCGACGAGACGGGTCAGATCCTGCTCGTCGACGGCCGCGCCAATTCGCAGGAGCGCATCATCAAGGCGCTGAAGCCCGTTGCCGACGTGCTTGCCCTTTCCGATCCGCAGGCAGCCCTCTTCGAAGCGGCCGAAAGCCCGTTCGATCTCGTCATCGTCAACGCCAATTTCGATGATTACGATCCGCTGCGCCTCTGCTCGCAGCTGCGCTCGCTGGAGCGCACGCGCTTCCTGCCGATCCTGATCATCACCGAGCAGGGCGCTGACGAGATGGTCGTGCGGGCGCTCGATCTCGGCGTCAACGATTACATCATCCGCCCGGTCGATCCCAACGAGCTGGTTGCCCGCAGCCTGACGCAGATCCGCCGCAAGCGCTGCAACGACCGCCTGCGCGCCAGCGTCAAGCAGACGATCGAGCTTGCCGTGACCGATCCGCTGACCGGCCTTTATAACCGGCGCTATCTCGACAATCACCTGAACGTGCTCTTCAACCGTTCGATGGCGCGGGGCCGGCCGCTTTCGGTGCTGATCACCGATATCGACCGCTTCAAGCAGGTGAACGACACCTATGGCCACGACGGCGGCGACGAGGTGCTGCGGGAATTTGCCAATCGCGTCCGCTCGACCATTCGCGGCGCCGACCTCGCCTGCCGCTACGGCGGAGAGGAGTTCGTCGTCGTCATGCCGGATACCTCGCCTGAGATTGCCGCCACTGTCGCCGAGCGGCTGCGCGCGGCCGTCGAGAGTGCACCCTTCCAGCTGAAACATGCGGGAGAGGCGTTGAATGTCACCGCGTCCTTCGGCATCGCCTCGCGTATCGGCTCGGTATTGACCCCCGATCAGCTGATGAAACAGGCGGATCTTGCGCTTTACGAAGCCAAGAACACCGGCCGCAATCGCGTCGTCGCTGCGGCCGCCTGA